One Streptomyces sp. P9-A2 DNA window includes the following coding sequences:
- a CDS encoding response regulator transcription factor, with protein sequence MGEAVRVLIADDQALLRGSFRVLVDSTPGMETVGEAGDGAEAVELARQLAPDVVLMDLRMPVMDGIAATREICSDETMAGVRVLALTMFDMDEYVYPALQAGASGFMLKDASPSDLVAGIRVIATGEGVLAPSVTRRLIAAFSRDDETARPAPRLVGLTGREQEVLVLIANGLSNAEISRQLVISLPTVKTHVSSLLAKLHARDRAQLVIIAYESGLAERGMPT encoded by the coding sequence ATGGGTGAGGCGGTGCGGGTGCTGATCGCGGACGATCAGGCCCTGTTGCGCGGCAGTTTCCGGGTCCTCGTCGATTCCACTCCCGGCATGGAGACGGTCGGCGAGGCGGGTGACGGCGCCGAGGCGGTGGAGCTCGCCCGGCAACTCGCCCCGGACGTCGTCCTGATGGATCTGCGTATGCCCGTCATGGACGGCATCGCGGCCACCCGGGAGATCTGTTCCGACGAGACCATGGCCGGTGTGCGGGTGCTGGCCCTCACGATGTTCGACATGGACGAGTACGTCTACCCGGCCCTGCAGGCGGGCGCGAGCGGATTCATGCTGAAGGATGCCTCGCCGTCCGACCTCGTCGCCGGCATCCGGGTCATCGCCACCGGCGAGGGCGTCCTGGCCCCCTCCGTCACGCGCCGTCTCATCGCCGCCTTCTCGCGCGACGACGAGACGGCCCGGCCGGCCCCCCGGCTCGTCGGGCTCACCGGGCGGGAGCAGGAGGTCCTGGTTCTGATCGCCAACGGACTGTCGAACGCGGAGATCTCCCGGCAGTTGGTGATCAGCCTGCCCACCGTGAAGACGCACGTGAGCAGTCTCCTGGCCAAACTGCACGCCCGCGACCGCGCCCAACTGGTCATCATCGCCTATGAGAGCGGCCTCGCCGAGCGCGGAATGCCCACCTGA
- a CDS encoding carbohydrate ABC transporter permease, which translates to MRNETALGLREARGPWARAARFVLYTVLFVIFAGPLLALMVGAFTPTVDPTQFTLFPDRLSLDNLERAIDRGVLDYLLNSFIVVGFGLALQVLVSVFAGYALARKRFRGSAAVLVIVLATMTLPEEVLAVPLSVLLADLPVVHISLVGSLAGMIVPVAAWGFSILVMTEFMKEIPRELEESAKLDGAGEFRIFWQVVLPLCRPALGVIGIFGFTMIWDQYMLPLLVATDPAQYTLPLALRSMRSDDQVGIGVLLVGAFLAMLPSVLAFLALQRSFIRGLTSGAVKG; encoded by the coding sequence ATGAGGAACGAGACCGCGCTCGGCCTACGGGAGGCACGCGGGCCATGGGCCCGGGCCGCCCGGTTCGTCCTGTACACCGTCCTTTTCGTGATCTTCGCGGGGCCGCTGCTGGCGCTGATGGTCGGCGCCTTCACACCGACCGTGGACCCGACGCAGTTCACCCTGTTCCCCGACCGGCTGTCGCTCGACAACCTGGAACGGGCGATCGACCGGGGCGTCCTGGACTACCTCCTCAACTCCTTCATCGTGGTCGGCTTCGGCCTGGCCCTGCAGGTCCTGGTCAGCGTCTTCGCCGGCTACGCCCTGGCCCGTAAGCGCTTCCGCGGTTCGGCGGCGGTGCTGGTGATCGTCCTGGCGACGATGACGCTGCCGGAGGAGGTGCTGGCCGTACCGCTGTCGGTGCTGCTGGCGGATCTGCCGGTGGTGCACATCAGCCTGGTCGGCTCGCTGGCCGGCATGATCGTGCCGGTGGCGGCGTGGGGCTTCTCCATCCTGGTCATGACCGAGTTCATGAAGGAGATCCCCAGGGAGCTGGAGGAGTCGGCGAAGCTGGACGGCGCGGGCGAGTTCCGCATCTTCTGGCAGGTCGTGCTGCCTCTGTGCCGCCCCGCGCTGGGCGTCATCGGCATCTTCGGTTTCACCATGATCTGGGACCAGTACATGCTCCCCCTGCTGGTCGCCACGGACCCGGCCCAGTACACCCTGCCGCTGGCCCTGCGTTCCATGCGCTCGGACGACCAGGTGGGCATCGGCGTACTCCTCGTGGGCGCGTTCCTGGCCATGCTGCCGTCCGTACTCGCCTTCCTGGCCCTCCAGCGCTCGTTCATCCGCGGGCTGACGTCGGGGGCGGTCAAGGGGTAG
- a CDS encoding carbohydrate ABC transporter permease — protein sequence MTVTEARTSPGPDTRRPLRAGPPAKVRLRRAATPWLFLAPALLLFLYFKFIPMAQAVRMSFEEVRPFLGNTYVGGANYTEIAGSSDFGAAVWHTVVLAVATTAGSIVLGLALALLLEGQTRSLWFVRSAIFLPVVTAMAVVAEVWRVMYYPAEGGALNSVLSVFGLGPSEFLNSPDSSLASIAFVGVWRGAPYDMMIFLAGLAGVDRVLYEASAVDGASRFRRIWHVTLPGLRPVFAILLTLAAIRGLRIFTEVFLLTNGGPDGSTEVLLTLTYKLGLERNELGVAAAGTVLLFLVLLVLTVASRLRRREAR from the coding sequence ATGACGGTGACCGAGGCACGGACGTCACCGGGCCCGGACACCCGGCGTCCGCTGCGCGCGGGCCCGCCGGCGAAGGTGCGGCTGCGACGGGCCGCGACACCGTGGCTCTTCCTGGCCCCGGCCCTGCTGCTCTTCCTGTACTTCAAGTTCATCCCCATGGCCCAGGCCGTGCGGATGAGCTTCGAGGAGGTCCGTCCGTTCCTCGGCAACACCTACGTCGGCGGCGCGAACTACACGGAGATAGCTGGTAGTTCAGATTTCGGCGCGGCGGTGTGGCACACCGTGGTCCTGGCCGTGGCGACCACCGCCGGGTCGATCGTGCTCGGTCTCGCGCTGGCTCTGCTGCTGGAGGGGCAGACCCGGAGCCTGTGGTTCGTCCGGTCGGCGATCTTCCTGCCGGTGGTCACGGCCATGGCGGTGGTGGCCGAGGTGTGGCGGGTCATGTACTACCCGGCCGAGGGCGGGGCGCTGAACTCGGTGCTGTCCGTCTTCGGCCTGGGGCCGAGCGAGTTCCTCAACTCACCGGACAGCTCACTGGCGTCCATCGCCTTCGTCGGTGTCTGGCGGGGCGCCCCCTACGACATGATGATCTTCCTGGCGGGGCTGGCCGGTGTGGACCGGGTGCTGTACGAGGCGTCGGCGGTCGACGGCGCCTCGCGCTTCCGCCGGATCTGGCACGTCACGCTGCCCGGTCTGCGGCCGGTGTTCGCGATCCTGCTGACCCTGGCGGCGATCCGGGGCCTGCGGATCTTCACCGAGGTGTTCCTGCTCACCAACGGCGGGCCGGACGGCTCGACGGAGGTGCTGCTGACGCTGACGTACAAGCTCGGACTCGAACGCAACGAGCTGGGTGTGGCGGCGGCCGGAACCGTGCTGCTGTTCCTGGTCCTGCTGGTGCTGACCGTCGCGTCGCGACTGCGCAGGAGGGAGGCCCGATGA
- a CDS encoding ABC transporter substrate-binding protein, whose amino-acid sequence MSKQLRKPRGGRQAGVLAAVLAVTAATATACSSGGTARQDDSRPLEVWIRQDAGSPAAESAEALTKAFTKESGIEAKLVAVGVTDFETKLQQRTAQKDLPDVVINDTGQLGNLVTQGLVREVDREVVTGSADLADRAWEAARGYDGKYYGVPFNSQAFALLVRKDWREAVGADVPRTWDELTELAVKFTDDDPDGNGKNDTAGMVIPGSTTRGYLTWWFSTMLWSGGGDFVKERGEGYVAAIDEPASVAAVEKLQAMFCESKVAQPGASTADSSATHTFFESGRGGIYLTGPYMLPRFDGSLGKDKYEVIAPPPGAGGEAVLAEGENVYLMAGSGNEKGQQEYAEFAASPAGQKIGLGVDNGGIIVRLPVNTTVDGAAERKDPRWETFQEVYNESGRNAPALPNWSAVRQMSSEGLNGVVSTCSRDAGKAMGELADELDAELERQGAKDE is encoded by the coding sequence GTGTCCAAGCAACTCCGCAAGCCAAGAGGAGGGCGGCAGGCCGGCGTTCTCGCCGCCGTTCTCGCCGTGACCGCTGCCACCGCCACCGCTTGTTCCTCGGGCGGCACAGCCCGGCAGGACGACTCCCGGCCCCTGGAGGTCTGGATCCGGCAGGACGCCGGGAGTCCCGCCGCGGAGTCGGCCGAGGCCCTCACCAAGGCCTTCACCAAGGAGAGCGGCATCGAGGCGAAGCTGGTCGCCGTCGGTGTCACGGACTTCGAGACCAAGCTTCAGCAGCGCACCGCGCAGAAGGACCTGCCGGACGTCGTCATCAACGACACGGGCCAGCTGGGCAACCTGGTGACCCAGGGGCTGGTCCGCGAGGTCGACCGCGAGGTTGTGACCGGGAGCGCCGATCTCGCCGACCGCGCCTGGGAGGCCGCGCGGGGCTACGACGGCAAGTACTACGGCGTGCCCTTCAACTCGCAGGCCTTCGCGCTGCTGGTGCGCAAGGACTGGCGGGAGGCCGTGGGCGCCGACGTTCCCAGGACCTGGGACGAACTCACCGAACTGGCCGTGAAGTTCACCGACGACGACCCGGACGGCAACGGCAAGAACGACACCGCCGGCATGGTGATACCCGGGAGCACCACCCGCGGCTATCTGACCTGGTGGTTCTCGACCATGCTGTGGTCCGGGGGCGGCGACTTCGTCAAGGAGCGGGGCGAGGGCTACGTGGCCGCGATCGACGAGCCCGCGTCGGTCGCGGCGGTCGAGAAGCTCCAGGCGATGTTCTGCGAATCCAAGGTCGCGCAGCCGGGCGCCAGTACCGCCGACTCCTCGGCCACGCACACCTTCTTCGAGAGCGGCAGGGGCGGCATCTACCTGACCGGCCCGTACATGCTGCCGCGCTTCGACGGGTCGCTCGGCAAGGACAAGTACGAGGTGATCGCGCCGCCGCCGGGCGCCGGCGGCGAGGCCGTCCTGGCGGAGGGCGAGAACGTCTACCTGATGGCCGGCTCCGGCAACGAGAAGGGCCAGCAGGAGTACGCCGAGTTCGCCGCCTCCCCGGCCGGCCAGAAGATCGGTCTCGGCGTCGACAACGGCGGCATCATCGTCCGGCTGCCGGTCAACACGACGGTCGACGGGGCCGCCGAACGGAAGGACCCCCGCTGGGAGACCTTCCAGGAGGTCTACAACGAGTCCGGGCGCAACGCGCCGGCCCTGCCCAACTGGTCCGCCGTCCGGCAGATGTCGTCCGAGGGCCTGAACGGCGTCGTCTCCACATGCTCGCGCGACGCGGGCAAGGCGATGGGCGAGCTGGCGGACGAGCTGGACGCCGAGCTCGAGAGGCAGGGGGCCAAGGACGAATGA